From Microplitis mediator isolate UGA2020A chromosome 11, iyMicMedi2.1, whole genome shotgun sequence, one genomic window encodes:
- the LOC130676962 gene encoding uncharacterized protein LOC130676962 yields the protein MSIDIFGRSLPTGAAISGPPGPPGRGFQITVDGQYDVESKRLCHVGKPAEDNDAATVKFTRDLVHKELSLMYDSMRNDQSEIISHLHSQVVTLDSIVTLSRKENQELKVIIKPYELHRPARRNYQRRHVDIRALDETWQADLVETIPCATVNKENKYLLTVIDIFSKYAWAVPIKSKSGSDVTSAMKSIFQQGRVPKNLHVDQGKEFYNKEFQELMKRKNINMYSIFSNLKASICERFNRTLKNNMWRQFTKHRTIQLEPIDVTAKNEKQIFEKIYKPLQDQRQARKNKFKVGDKVRISKYKHVFEKGYTPNWTTEIFTIKTVQNTNPTTYKLVDNQDKPIEGFYVEELSKVKHPDVYLIEKIIKKRGNKLYVKWLGFDSSHNTWIDKSDL from the exons ATGAGTATCGATATTTTTGGTCGGTCACTACCAACTGGTGCTGCAATCAGTGGACCACCAGGACCACCTGGACGAGGATTTCAAATAACTGTTGATGGACAGTATGATGTTGAGAGCAAAAGACTGTGTCATGTTGGCAAGCCTGCTGAAGATAATGATGCAGCAACCGTCAAATTTACACGTGATCTTGTTCACAAAGAGCTGTCTCTAATGTATGATAGTATGAGGAATGATCAGTCAGAAATCATTTCACACTTGCACTCTCAAGTGGTAACACTGGATTCTATTGTGACGCTTTcaagaaaagaaaatcaagaattaaaagttataataaaac cGTATGAGCTGCACAGACCAGCACGCAGAAATTACCAACGTCGTCATGTTGACATACGAGCACTTGATGAAACTTGGCAAGCTGATCTAGTTGAAACGATTCCTTGTGCAACAGTTAATAAAGAAAACAAATATCTGCTAACTgtcatagatattttttcaaagtatgCTTGGGCTGTACCgattaaaagtaaaagtggCAGTGATGTCACTAGTGCAATGAAATCTATATTTCAACAAGGACGTGTACCAAAAAATCTGCATGTTGACCAAGGCAAAGaattttacaataaagaaTTTCAAGAACTGATGAAACGTAAAAACATCAACATGTACTCAATATTCAGCAACTTGAAGGCATCAATATGTGAACGTTTTAATCGAACACTTAAGAATAACATGTGGCGTCAATTCACT AAACATCGTACTATTCAACTGGAACCTATTGATGTAACTgctaaaaatgaaaagcagatatttgaaaaaatatacaaacctCTTCAAGATCAGCGGCAagcacgaaaaaataaattcaaagttggAGACAAAGTTCGAATCAGCAAGTACAAACATGTATTTGAAAAAGGCTACACACCCAACTGGACcactgaaatttttacaatcaagACAGTGCAGAATACAAATCCAACAACGTACAAACTTGTAGACAATCAAGATAAGCCAATTGAAGGATTTTATGTTGAAGAACTCAGCAAAGTCAAGCATCCAGATGTCTatctaatagaaaaaattataaaaaaacgtggaaataaattatatgtaaagTGGCTCGGCTTCGACAGCTCTCACAACACCTGGATTGATAAATCAGACCTgtaa